The sequence below is a genomic window from Coffea arabica cultivar ET-39 chromosome 8e, Coffea Arabica ET-39 HiFi, whole genome shotgun sequence.
TATTCTTGTGGCTTATGTTGGCGTAAACATTACGGCAGTCAATTTACCTATTACACTTTTgaataagtaaaaaaaaaacagagttTTGTGTTATGAATTTAGAAGATATACACATTTGTAAATTGTTCTTGAAAGAGCTcatatcatcaagaaaatgagataaaaatTGGTAGATAGGATTGGATTATTTTAAACTCCATGAAGTTGAAAAATATAGGTGTGTTTGGATAtgagattatttggaataatataGTACTTTTGTGTGacataaaaaagtaattaaaaatataaaaatttagttAAAAAAATGTGTTCATAATACAAGTCAActagtattttaaaaaaatctatatccaaaaaaattttaggTTAATTGAAAATAAGTGTGAAAGACGAATCAAATTATTTGATACTTGAATTGAGTTTAGCTCAGTGAGAACTTGTTCTTGCTTAGTTTGCCGACTAATGAAACTAAATTTAAACAGCATTTTGCATTTGATAAATGTTAAAGTTCACTTCAATCTTTGCTTGATTAGTATAAAATTAACCCGTTTGGATtgctaattttcaaaatttttgtagaaaaatatatcttaataatttgatgtatatgagataaaatgataattagaaaatatattcacaaaaaatataaaaattttttgataaaaaattacaatccaaacaccaaatttataaataaaaaactcaagttACTCGAGCTATACTCGAATTCGGTGTGGTAGAAACTCTTGAGTTTGGCAAGATAGACAAACAAATAAAActtgaacaaaatttcaaatttgataaaataattaaacaaatttaAACACTGTAATATTCAATATTTTTAGACTCATCTATACCCCtagttaaaaataaatattacgTATGTCACAACAAATGTCCAATGACAGTAAAATGCCAAGGGCTGGGGTCTATTCGGACGACGTGGCACGTGAATGCACGAATATTCGTTTCAGCTTATTTGCCGGCGAATATTCCACGTGGCATCTACGTGTAACCACATTTTTGTCTCCTACATTTTAGTGCACAGCCGAATCAAAACACCATATTCTAAACCCCGAAGATTCAAGTTAGTTTGACTATATACACCATTCAAAGTTAATCTAACGGCTGTTACATCAAGCATGTGTACTCCTTACTTCACACAATTATAGGACCTGTCTTTTCGGGCATCATGCTCCTTCAGATTCGTCGCCgatttttcctcacttttgctcCTAACTTTATAAATCCACCTACAACATCAAGGTAAAATACAATTTGCACCCTCAAATCAGTTTATCATCTCATTTCCCCCCCCAaagaaattaaatatttaagcAACCCTCTTTAGCTATATTAATTTAAATCTGATATGAGCCATATAGAATTTTAGGAACAATACATGGAATTAGGCATGGGCAAAATGGATGGAAAAGTAACATTAAGGACCATCTTACTTTTTGAATTTctttatataaattaaatacACATCAATTTGATATATCTCTTAAAAAATTAGTATTGTTTGAAACTCGAATAGTTTGAGTTTTATTAAGAGGTGAATCAACTTTCTCtcaaaatataatttgaatttcttttaataCCATTTATGATCTAGTATTCCAACTTGTGCTCATAATTTATTATTTCAACTTGCACTcggcaaaaaaaatgaaaatgaaaaataagtcTAGAGGGAGTTCATGTAATTTTTAGTTGAAGCGGGGTAATATTACAAAATGTATAATTCAAGGGGCCAAAAAGTAATAATTTAAAACATACAACATTCATTATTAGACACATAAATATGTTCGTTTGATACTAAATTTATATTCTCTTTTAATGAACGGAAAGCAGAGTTGAAATCATTGCCAAAAGTACAACTGTTATCGTTTGAGTCTTAGGAAAGCTGCAAGCATTCTCTCTTATCTTCTGATCACTTGAATCTTTCGTCTTAGgaattttcttttcctaaatTCTCCATAGAGCCCATCAAATTTTCAAGTTCATAGCTTTATACGGATAAAGCTACAGTGACTTCTTCTATACACAAgtccattttcttttccttgcattttgctttttagTTTCTGAAGTTCATCCATTCATCCATTCGTTCTCCAGTTACTTTGTTCTCTTTTGCTTTGACAAAGAATAAAGTGCACGAGACTTTGGAAAAAATGATCTAGATAAAAAGGGTTGCTTGTAGATAAAGAATATAATCAAGGTCTTTTCAAGTTTTGGATGGTGGAGGTGGTGGGAGTGGTGCAAGGTGGTTGCAAGTGAAAAAGTGGCGGTGATGGAGAGAATGTATGGTGGAGTAGGTGGTGGTGGAGTTGGAGGGAATTGCTATCCTTTTGAAAGgaatggaggtggtggtggtggtggcggtggtggCGGCCTTGGTGGGGTGGTGATGACTAGAGATCCAAAGCCAAGGCTGAGATGGACTGCTGATCTTCATGAACGTTTTGTTGATGCTGTTACAAAGCTTGGTGGCCCTGATAGTGAGTTTTTGTCATCATTACTGTTTTCATTTCTATTGCTTTGCGCCCCTTTTCTTTGTCATGATTGATTGGCTGAGCTGAGTAACATGGGGCAGCTGTACCTTCTAGCTAAAAATTACTGTTTTAAGGTCATTCATTTATACGTTTTGAAGACTAATTGTGCCaactttttattgttttgtgcTGTTTGAATTTTTATAGTCAAATCATTTCCTATAGATTAAGCAGTGATGTTGGTTCTCTTGAGGGAAATTTTTTACACAGGGAAAGCATTAGTTATTTAAGCTCAGTacttgagaaaattaaagatgGCAGCTATATTTTGCAATTTTGCTAGTCAGTTTCTGGTTTATTTTGGGGCCTTACAGTTTTTCACAGTCAACGTTTGGTATAAATTTTGCATATGAAACCTAGAAATTTCAAGTTAATGAGCTGAGTATTAGAAACATCCATGTATAACACTCAGATCCTTTCCCAGTTTGTGAGCCCTGATGGAAGAATGGTATCTACTTTTAAAGCATATTGATCAGATCCCTTCCCGGATTGTTTGTGGATTAATGTTTTCCCCGTCAATTTGGAAGAATGGTGTCTAGCCAGTTTCTGTGTGGATTCGTGTTTTCCCAGCTTAATAAGTGCACCACTGCATATTGGAATGACAGTCTAATCAACCATGCAGCATCGTCTCCTCATCTGGTGGGAGAAAGTTTATCAATTTCCTGATACAGTGAATAAAATATAATCTCCAGTTTAGGAAATCTCCAGAAAATGACCCTTGAGTTTAGGAAATCTTGGCTCCCCTGCTTCTATTGTTTTTCAATGGACTTGGCATTTCCTTCTCTGTGTGTCTGACCATTGACTTAAAATGCCCTAGCTAATATGCTGGAGATCATAAACTTACTCAATTTTTTCCCCAACATTTCCAAATTTTGTGCACCTAGCCCTTAATACCCCCTTGACCAGAATCAATCCTAGGTAtgggctttctttttttttttttttaaaaaaaaaaaactcttttatACGATTGATTTGTCTGTTGATAGCTGTAGCAAAGTTCATGTTGTGTTGTTCTTCCCCTAAATGTGCCGTCAGCTTGTCATATTAGAATTGAAAGTAGGAGCTCTAATTTTTGGTTCTGCTAGTAATTCTTCtattctgtttctctgttttcttgGATCTTTTGGGTGGGGAAGTTGGGAGTTACAAGGAGTGCATACATGATGAATAACATAATACGTTCAGTAAGACACTTAAAATCTTGGCACACCTCATAGTAAACTCAATCCTCAAAGTGGATCTCAATTTGCAGAAGCAACTCCCAAGTCAGTTTTAAGGGTAATGGGCTTAAAGGGATTGACATTGTACCATCTCAAGAGTCATTTACAGGTATTGCTTCATTTCTGCACTCTTGTATGATCTGTCTGATACTGGATCCAAAGGTGATGCTTCTTGATCTTTTCACTTGTAGAAGTACAGGCTTGGACAGCAGGCCAAGAAGCAGATTCCAGCTGAACAAAGCAAAGAGAACAGCGGTAAGTTCCTGCCTGTTCAGTGATCCATTAAGAAATCAAAAGTAGCAGATAATAATAAGAAAAGCTAGCATTCTGTGAATATATGAAGATATCACGGGTGGGTTTATCTCTATGAGGTATGCAAGATATTGAAGAGGCTGACCCCATATTATGTCTGTCAAGTTACAAATTCATCTTACGAAATTGTTTTAGTTGTAAATAGGTAGGCACGTTTATACCTGAAACTTTTATATACACATTTTTATTTGGGTTTTATTCTTGGCTTCTGAATTTCAATCTGTTTCCTGTCTTTTAGGCGATACTTTTGGACAATACAGCTCTCATGCTTCAGGCTCCATTTCCTCAAGAGTGAACACAGAAAAAAGGTAGGTGCTACAACAATAATTTCAACAAAGTGTTTGCTTATTTAGAACAGATACCAAGCCTTTGTAAGTTTTGAGTAGTTTATGCATCAATCAGTCCATCAACATTTAAATCTTATGACTTGAGCCTAGCATCATCATCCAGCTGTTATACAAACTGACCAATGATGATGCACCAAACAGGGAAATCCAAATCTCAGAGGCACTAAAATGTCAGATTGAAGTGCAGAAAAGATTACAAGACCAGCTTGAGGTTTGTATTAAATTACTTGACCTTTACTGTCAACTTCACCCGTAAAAGACTTTTTTCATTGTTGTTAAAAAATTCTGCTGGTCTGACTGATTCTTTGTCCTACAGGTGCAAAAGAAATTACAGATGAGAAT
It includes:
- the LOC113703452 gene encoding myb family transcription factor PHL11; this encodes MERMYGGVGGGGVGGNCYPFERNGGGGGGGGGGGLGGVVMTRDPKPRLRWTADLHERFVDAVTKLGGPDKATPKSVLRVMGLKGLTLYHLKSHLQKYRLGQQAKKQIPAEQSKENSGDTFGQYSSHASGSISSRVNTEKREIQISEALKCQIEVQKRLQDQLEVQKKLQMRIEAQGKYLQAILDKAQKSLSLDVNNPGNLEATKAQLSEFNLALSSFIENVNAEERNAEIMDKRMLNDMNRKMSEQNYLGLNHGETNDVKLRLEGASINFDLNTRSSYDFIGTS